CCATTGAACGCAAGGAAAACACAATACATCATAATAAAACAAAATAATCTAGTGCATTATTACAAACATAGTAGATAATTATGCTTTGTAGCGCAAATCGTCAACCCAAACCGCCTCGTTAATAATAAAGAAACTTTAGCAATTTTATCGTTGGTTTTCTATTGAGCAAATACCCAGGCCCCAAAAACGCGCTTGAATTAACAAACTATGGCCAATGAGAGAATTTCCCCGTAACTTAGCCGCTATCATGTAGGCTTAAGTTTCCTTGCTACCCCTCTAAAATTGTGGGATAATTAATTGTCAATATGCGTAGAAAGATAATCACGGTTTTTGGGGAAGAAGTCTCTTTGAACCAGGAAAAACTGACCCATATTAAGCAAAGACATCCCGAAGTCGGCCCATATCTCAAGAAGATTCCCGAAGTCCTGAATTCGCCCGATTTGGTTAAGTTAAGTAAAAAAGACAAAGATGTGCATTTGTATTACAAATACTATGACAATATATTCGGAGGCAAGTATTTGTTAGTGGTTTCCAGCAATAAGAGAAAAGAGATACTGACGTTTTTTATTACAGACAAAATAAAGGTGGGTGAGACTATATGGCAAAAGAAATAACGTTCCATTACGACAAAGACGATGATTTGCTCGACATAGCTGTCGGCAAGCCCAGGAAGGCGATCTCCACGGAAGTGGCGGATGATTTTTTTATCAGAAAGGACGTTAAAACTAAAAAGATCATTGGTTTTACTATTTTGAACTTTGAGAAGTGGTTTAGAGATAAAAAGGAAAAAAGGGCGATCCCCTTATCGGCGGAGTTTCATCTCGCTAAAAGTTAAAGGTATTTAAGACATGGCTGATGAAAAGATCCCCCCACAGAACCTGGCGGCCGAGCAGTCGGTCATCGGCTCTTTGCTGCTCGATAAGAACGCGGTCGTCCGCGCCATCGATATTCTGCGCCCGGACAGCTTCTACCGCGATGCCCACCGTTTTATCTTTGAAGCGGCGCTGGAGCTGTTCGACCGGGGAGAACCGATCGACCTGGTCACGGTCACGGAAACGCTCCGCAAATCGGGCAAACTGGACGCGGTCGGCGGCTCGGTCTACGTGGCCGATCTCCTTAATTCCGTCCCGACCGCCGCCAATGTGGAGTATTACGCCAAGATCGTCGAAGAGAAGGCGGTCCTGCGGCGGCTGATCGAAGCGGGTACCCGGATCGTCGGCGAGGCTTTTGCCGATCCGGACAACGTTGACCGGGTACTCGACGACGCGGAAAGATCTATTTTTGATATCGCCATGAAGCGGGAACGGGAAGGGTTCCACAAGATCGAAAGCGTCATCAAGCGGGTCCTCGACAAGATCGATTCGCTCTACGGCAAGAAAGAGGCGATCACCGGCACGACGACCGGTTTCCCCGACCTCGACCAGATGACGGCCGGCTTCCAGAACTCCGACCTGATCATCATCGCCGCCCGTCCCTCGGTCGGTAAAACAGCCTTTGCGCTCAATATCGCCCAGGAGGTCTCGATCCGCCATAAGATCCCGGTGGCGATCTTCTCGCTGGAAATGAGCAAGGAACAGCTCGCCCAGAGGATGCTCTGTTCCGAAGCGGAAGTCGACGCCCAGCGGCTCAAGACCGCCAGCCTGACCGATACCGGCTGGAAGAAGCTGACCCGGGCACTGGGGAAACTTTCCGAGGCGCCGATCTTTATCGACGACACGCCGTCGCTCTCGGCCATTGAGATCCGGGCCAAAGCGCGCCGGCTCAAGCTTGAGGTCGGCCTCGGTCTGGTCATCGTCGATTATCTCCAGCTGATGCGCGGCCGGGGCAAGATCGAGAACCGGGTCCAGGAGATCTCCGATATCGCCCGCTCGTTGAAAACGCTCGCCCGCGAGCTCGATGTCCCGGTCGTCGCCCTGTCACAGCTTTCCCGCGCCGTGGAACAGCGGCCGGACAGGATCCCGCGGCTGTCCGACCTGCGCGACTCGGGCGAGATCGAGCAGACCGCCGACCTGGTCATGTTCATCCACCGCGAGGATTACTACAACCCGCAGACCGACCGCGGTAACGTGGCCGAGATCATCATTGCCAAGCAGCGCAACGGCCCCGTCGGCACCATCGAGCTCGTCTTCCGCAAGGAGATCGCCAAGTTCAGCAGTAAAGAATCGCGGTATGAGGCCGTTACTTAGCCTCCTGCTCGGCCTGGCCCTCCTCGGTTGTGCCGCCGAAGCTAAACTCAAAGACCTGACGATCGACGCCGACCGCGTCTCCCTGGAAAAAGATAAACAACGGCTCGAAGCGAGCGGTTCGGTCGAGGTCAAATATAAAGATTTCCACCTGACCAGCGCCCATCTCATCTATAACACTTCCGCCGAAACTCTCCAGGCGGAGGACGGTTTTCAACTTAATTACTCCGGCCTGACCTTCGAAGGAGCCTCGCTCGCCTACGATATCAATTCGCAAAAGGGGACGGCGACCGGGGTCAGTTTCCATTACGGTGGGATGGAGGTCGACGGCGGCTGGATCGGTATCAGCCGGGAAAGGTTAGAGCTAAAGTCGGCCGGGTTCACGACCTGCGAATTGGAGCACCCGCATTACCGGGTCACCGCGGCCAACCTGACCCTTTACCCCGAATACGGCTGGTTAGTCGCTTACTGGGGTTATTTCTGGTTGAACGGCCTGCCGGTCGTCCCGATGCCGACCTACATCTACGACTTCCGCGCGTCGGAGCGAGCGCAGAAGAACCTGCCGCCATTCCCCGAGGTCGGCTTCAATGATGATGACGGCACCTATATCAATGAGCGGCTCGCCTGGCACCAGCGGCGGGAATTCTCCGGCACTTACTCGCTCGGCTATGCGGCCAATAAAGGGTTACTACTCGGCGCCACGGCTAATTACTCTTTGAACGAGCGTAATGTAGGTGATATCCGGCTCGACTGGAATGGCGTCAACGGCCTCTTTGGCGGGGTGACGAATCTTTATTCTTTCGGAGGCGAGAGCACATCGACCGAAAAGCCGCTGTTTGATTTCGTATTGGCGCCGCGGCTGAAGCAGTATGAGCTCGCCGCGACCATTTCTTATAAGGAACGGATCAATTACCAGCGGGTCAGTTTAACGCCCGATATTCATCTGCGCTCCCAGGGGGGACAGTTCTTCACGCCTCTGGCCAAATACGACCTGGAACTGCAGAGCGGTCTGGTCAAAGAAGAGGGGACCGGCCGCTATCTGCGCGGCGGCGGACAATTCAAGGTCTATGCCGACCTCCCTGGCTCTATCGTCACCCCGGCCTTGCGCTGGGATTCGCTTTACTATTCCAACGGAGCAAAATGGGTCAAGCCCTCGGCTCTGGTCGACCTCGGCGGCGATCTTGGCAATGATGTTAATGCGCACCTCGGATATCAGCACTACTTTTTCTTTGACGGGCAAAGCCCGTTCCTTTTTGAAATGTACCGTTTCCGGGCGGCCGACCGGCTCCTGCCGGACCTCCGCTTCCGCATTGGCGAGACGGCCTGCCGGGTCAAAGCTTCCTATTTTCTTGACAACTGGTCGCCCGAGGATATAGACTATACTTTATTCTTCCGACTGCATTGTTATAATCTTGAAGTAACTTATCGTTCGATGCGCCGGGAATTCATGCTGGGCTTTAGCCTGGCTGCCAGCTAGAAAGGACAAGCAATGTTCATAACTTTTGAAGGACCGGAAGGGTGCGGTAAATCGACCCATTCGACCCGGCTCAAACCGTACCTGGAAAGCCTCGGATTACAGGTCCTGTTGACCCGCGAACCGGGTGGGACGCAGGTCGGCAAGCAGATCCGGACCCTCCTCCTTGACCCGGACAGTGTCCTCGACGAAACGACCGAGGTCTATCTTTTTGCCGCCGACCGCTCGGAACACGTCAGCAAGATCATCGCTCCGGCTCTGCGGGAAGGGAAGGTCGTCATCTCTGATCGTTTTACCGACTCGACGATCGCCTACCAGATCGGCGGTCGGCGCTTGCCCGAAGACCTGGTCCGCTACCTCAACATGGTCTCCTCCAAAGGGATCCAGCCTGACCTGACCATTCTGCTCGATGTTTCACCCGAGATCGGCCTGAAACGGGCGACCCAGTCGCGCGGCCCCGACCGTTTTGAACAGGAAGTGCTCGACTTCCACCAGCGGGTCAGGGGGAAATATCTTGAATTAGCCGGGGCTGATCCCGCCCGGATCAAGGTCGTCCGGACCGATAACCAGGGGATCGATGAGATCCAGGCCAAAATAAGGGAGATAGTAGATGCAAAGCTCGGAAATAAGAGCTAAGTTCCTCAAGTTCTTCGAAAGTAAAGGGCACAAGGTCTTGCCGGGTTCTTCACTGGTCCCGGCCGATCCGTCTGTGCTATTAACGCTGGCCGGCATGCTCCAGTTTAAACCGATATTTTTGGGGCAGGAAAAGCCGCAGTTCAAGCGGGCGACCACCGTGCAGAAATGTATCCGGACGAACGACATCGAACAGGTCGGCCGGACGCCACGCCACCACACCTTCTTCGAAATGCTGGGAAACTTTTCGTTCGGCGATTATTTTAAGCAGGAAGCGATCCAGTTAGCCTGGGAACTGCTGACCAAGGAATTCGCTATTCCGGTGACCAAGCTGAAGATCGCCGTTTATGAAAAAGACGACGAGGCCTACGACATCTGGCAGAAGCATATCGGCCTGCCCAAGGAGATCATTTTCCGGCTGGGCGAGGATAATAATTTCTGGGCGGCCGGCCCGACCGGCCCCTGCGGTCCCTGTTCCGAGATCTATTACGACCTGGGGGAAGATCACGGCTGCGGTAAGCCGGATTGCGCGCCCGGCTGCGATTGTGACCGTTTCCTCGAGATCTGGAACCTCGTCTTTATCCAGTTCAATCGAAACGAGAAAGGGGAGCTTATCCCGTTGCAGCAGAAAGGGATCGACACTGGTCTGGGCCTTGAGCGGATCACCGCCGTCCTGCAGGGGGTCAGCGATAACTTCGAGACCGATCTTTTCGCCCCGCTCTTGAAAAAGCTGGAAGCCTTTGCCGCGACGAACGATACCGTCGCCAGTAAGATCGTCGCCGATCACGCGCGGGCAGTGACCAACCTGATCGCCGACGGCGTCCTGCCGGGTAACTCCGGCCGGGGCTACATCCTCCGCCGGCTGATCCGCCGCGCCGTCCGTTACGGCCGCAAGCTCGGCATCGACCGGCCGTTCCTGGTTGAACTGGCCAAAGTGGTGATCGCCGGGATGGGTGAATTTTATCCGAACCTCCCGGCCAAGGCGGCCCTGATCGCGGATGTCCTGGCCGAAGAAGAGACTAATTTCCTGGCCACCCTGGAAATGGGGCTCAAGCTGTTCGAGGAGATGGCGGCCCGGCATGGTGATGATAAACTTTTATCCGGGGCGGAAGCTTTCAAACTGCACGACACCTATGGCTTTCCGATCGAGCTGACGATCGAGCTCTGCGCCGAAAAAGGTTTGCAGGTCGATCAGGCCGGGTTTGCTAAAGAGATGGCGGCCCAGAAGGATCGGGCGCGGCAGAGCGGCCTCGAAGGTGACCGGAAAAAGATACTCTTAAGCCTCGACCTCGCCCATCTCAAGCCGACCAACTTCACCGGTTACGAAAAGACGGTCGAAGAGAGCCGAGTCCAGGCGATC
This Candidatus Margulisiibacteriota bacterium DNA region includes the following protein-coding sequences:
- a CDS encoding PBECR2 nuclease fold domain-containing protein, whose protein sequence is MRRKIITVFGEEVSLNQEKLTHIKQRHPEVGPYLKKIPEVLNSPDLVKLSKKDKDVHLYYKYYDNIFGGKYLLVVSSNKRKEILTFFITDKIKVGETIWQKK
- a CDS encoding DUF2283 domain-containing protein, producing MAKEITFHYDKDDDLLDIAVGKPRKAISTEVADDFFIRKDVKTKKIIGFTILNFEKWFRDKKEKRAIPLSAEFHLAKS
- the dnaB gene encoding replicative DNA helicase, producing the protein MADEKIPPQNLAAEQSVIGSLLLDKNAVVRAIDILRPDSFYRDAHRFIFEAALELFDRGEPIDLVTVTETLRKSGKLDAVGGSVYVADLLNSVPTAANVEYYAKIVEEKAVLRRLIEAGTRIVGEAFADPDNVDRVLDDAERSIFDIAMKREREGFHKIESVIKRVLDKIDSLYGKKEAITGTTTGFPDLDQMTAGFQNSDLIIIAARPSVGKTAFALNIAQEVSIRHKIPVAIFSLEMSKEQLAQRMLCSEAEVDAQRLKTASLTDTGWKKLTRALGKLSEAPIFIDDTPSLSAIEIRAKARRLKLEVGLGLVIVDYLQLMRGRGKIENRVQEISDIARSLKTLARELDVPVVALSQLSRAVEQRPDRIPRLSDLRDSGEIEQTADLVMFIHREDYYNPQTDRGNVAEIIIAKQRNGPVGTIELVFRKEIAKFSSKESRYEAVT
- the tmk gene encoding dTMP kinase, yielding MFITFEGPEGCGKSTHSTRLKPYLESLGLQVLLTREPGGTQVGKQIRTLLLDPDSVLDETTEVYLFAADRSEHVSKIIAPALREGKVVISDRFTDSTIAYQIGGRRLPEDLVRYLNMVSSKGIQPDLTILLDVSPEIGLKRATQSRGPDRFEQEVLDFHQRVRGKYLELAGADPARIKVVRTDNQGIDEIQAKIREIVDAKLGNKS
- the alaS gene encoding alanine--tRNA ligase; protein product: MQSSEIRAKFLKFFESKGHKVLPGSSLVPADPSVLLTLAGMLQFKPIFLGQEKPQFKRATTVQKCIRTNDIEQVGRTPRHHTFFEMLGNFSFGDYFKQEAIQLAWELLTKEFAIPVTKLKIAVYEKDDEAYDIWQKHIGLPKEIIFRLGEDNNFWAAGPTGPCGPCSEIYYDLGEDHGCGKPDCAPGCDCDRFLEIWNLVFIQFNRNEKGELIPLQQKGIDTGLGLERITAVLQGVSDNFETDLFAPLLKKLEAFAATNDTVASKIVADHARAVTNLIADGVLPGNSGRGYILRRLIRRAVRYGRKLGIDRPFLVELAKVVIAGMGEFYPNLPAKAALIADVLAEEETNFLATLEMGLKLFEEMAARHGDDKLLSGAEAFKLHDTYGFPIELTIELCAEKGLQVDQAGFAKEMAAQKDRARQSGLEGDRKKILLSLDLAHLKPTNFTGYEKTVEESRVQAIFPDHNLVVLEKTPFYGESGGQIGDTGILAFDKKELMVLNTLVTPQGTVLHEVDRLEDLKVGQSVKATIDAAKRTATQAHHTATHLLHQALRETLGEHIKQAGSYVGPDKLRFDFGHFHALSLNELQKVESLVNKKINEKLKVEVLKKSYKEAVKLGATALFGEKYGDQVRVLKIGTYSLELCGGTHVANTGDIHYFKIVSEGALGSGVRRIEALAGQAAKVYVVYTAKQLRDDIEAMIKRYRKLQLDKEQAGGSKTLETNIFEIELTEIERLGTCVDCQDAVTVNKFLDHLRGRADWLKERIAKAEREIEGLMAKSASGGVDAYLGEVKELNGHKVLLKELPGYNMDMLRAVSDSLQGKLGSCALVLVASYPGRLTYLITVTQDLVDKGLSARKLADVFTGVVGGKGGGKETKVEGGGKDPSKIAEAFLALAKSL